The nucleotide sequence ACGAGACTGGACCTGTGATGAAGAAACTTGTGTTGATGACGACGGCGATCGTGGTGCTGGCCTCGCCGGCGCTTGCCGCGGATCTCGCTGCGCGTCCCTACACGAAGGCGCCAGCGCCGATGATGGCTGCGATCTATGACTGGAGCGGCTTCTACATCGGTGTGAACGGCGGCGGCGGTTGGACTCACAACACCTGGGATCTGGTGGGCGGCGGTCGCGAAGGCTCGCATGATGCGTCGGGCGGCACGGTCGGTGGCCAGGTCGGCTATCGCTGGCAGATGGGTCAGCTGGTGTTCGGCGTGGAAGCGCAGGGCAACTGGGCCGATCTCTCCGGCGACAATGTGAGCGCACTGTTCGCTACGCGTAACCGCACCAAGACCGACGCGTTCGGTCTGTTCACCGGCCAGGTCGGCTACGCCTGGAACAACGTGCTGCTCTACGCGAAGGGCGGTGCGGCGATCACCAGCAACACCTACTCGATCAGCAACGCGGCCACCGGTGCGTTCCTCGCCTCCAACGACAGCACCCGCTGGGGCGGCGTGGTCGGTGCCGGCCTCGAATACGGCTTTGCTCCGAACTGGTCGATGGGTGTCGAGTACAACCATCTGTTCATGGACCGTCAGACCGTCAGCTTCGGTGCGCTCGGCTCCGACAGCATCAAGCAGGACGCCGATCTGTTCACCGCCCGCCTGAACTATCGCTTCGGCGGCCCGGTGGCGACGCGGTACTGATTCTCAGCCGTATCCATCGATCGATCAAAGGCCCCGGCGTGATTTGCGCCGGGGCTTTTTTCGTGGCGCCAACCGCCGGATTAACCACGTGCCGCAGCGGAGCGGCGATGTGCCTGGCAGCGTGCTTGACCTGAGAACGAAAAAGGAACATTGTTCTTCGTATGTTCTAGCTCAGGGAGGTCCCCATGCTGAAGGTTTTCGTCGAAGAAGCCGCCGCACTGGCGTCGATCACGCTGTTTGTCGGGATGATCGCGCTATGGGCGCAAATCATTCCGCAGCTTTGATTTTTTGGCCGACCTGCAACTGGGGAAAAGCGGGACAGCGGTCGGGACGACCGGACTCCGCGGCGGCTGATCCGATAACATCAGCGGGCGAGTCGGTCGGGCTCTCGGATGGTGACGGTGGTCACGTCCCTCTGCTGGCCGGTGACTCTGCTGTCGGAAGCCCCTGAGGAAGTTGCAAGGCGAGCATGTCCAGCGCCGGATTCGTCCATCTCCACGTCCATTCCGCCTATTCGCTGCTGAAGGGCTCGATCAAGATCGCCAAGCTCGGCGAGCTCGCCAAGTCCGACCGCCAGCCGGCGCTGGCGCTGACCGACACCGACAACATGTTCGGTGCGCTCGAATTCTCCGACAAGATGGCGGGCTATGGCATCCAGCCGATCGCCGGCTGCGAGCTGGCGATCGATTTCGGCGACATGGACCCCAACGCCCGCAATGCGGGCGCAGTCGCGCAGCCCTCGCGAATCGTCCTGCTGGCGGCGAAGGAGGAGGGCTACCGGCATCTGATGCGGCTGAACTCGCGGGCCTTCCTGGAGACGCCGACGCATCAGGCGCCACACATCAAGTTCGACTGGCTCACGGAAGGCGTCGAGGGCCTGATCGCGCTGACGGGCGGACCGGACGGGCCGATCTCGCTCGCGCTCCAGCACGACATGGCAGCGCTCGCAGCGCAGCGGTGCGAGCGGCTGGCGAGCCAGTTCGGCGACCGCCTCTACATCGAGTTGCAACGCCACGGCACCGAGCGCGAGCGCCGCGTCGAAGGCGGGCTGATCGACATCGCCTATGACAAGGGCCTGCCGCTGGTTGCGACCAACGAGCCGTATTTCGCGAGCACGGACGACTACGAGGCGCACGACGCCCTCTTGTGCATCGCCGGCGGCCATCTCATCGCCGACACCGAGCGCGTGCAGCTGACGCCCGAGCACCGCTTCAAGACGCGCGCGGAAATGGCCGTGCTGTTCGCCGACATTCCGGAGGCGCTGGCCTCGACGGTGGAGATCGCCGAGCGCTGCTCGTACCGGCCGCGCACGCGCAAGCCGATCCTGCCGTTCTTCACGGTCGGCGCCAGCGGCAGCGACGCCGTGGACGCTGCCAGCGCCGAAGCGGCCGAGCTGAAGCGGCAGGCGGAGGAGGGCCTCGAGCGCCGCTTGAAGGTGCACGGCATGGCGCCGGGCATGACCGAGGAGGACTATCAGAAGCGGCTCGCCTTCGAGCTCGACGTCATCATGCGCATGAAGTACGCGGGCTACTTCCTGATCGTGTCGGACTTCATCAAATGGGCCAAGGCGCACGGCATCCCCGTCGGTCCGGGCCGCGGTTCGGGCGCAGGCTCGCTGGTGGCCTGGGTGCTTACCATCACCGACCTCGACCCGATGCGCTTCGCGCTGCTGTTCGAGCGCTTCCTCAATCCCGAGCGCGTGTCGATGCCGGACTTCGACATCGACTTCTGCCAGGATCGCCGCGGCGAGGTGATCTCCTACGTGCAGCAGCGCTACGGCCGCGACCAGGTCGCGCAGATCATCACCTTCGGTACGCTACAGGCGCGCGGCGTGCTGCGCGACGTCGGCCGCGTGCTGCAGATGCCTTATGGGCAGGTCGACAAGCTGACGAAGCTGGTGCCGCAGAATCCGGCCGCACCCGTGACTCTCGCCGCCGCCATCGAGGGCGAGCCGAAGCTGCAGGCGTTTCGCGACGAGGATCCGGTCGTGGCGCGCGCCTTCGACATCGCGATGCGCCTCGAAGGCCTGACGCGCCACGCCTCGACCCACGCCGCGGGCATCGTCATCGGCGACCGGCCGCTCAGCGAGCTGGTGCCGATGTATCGCGATCCGAAATCGGACATGCCGGTCACCCAGTTCAACATGAAGTGGGTCGAGCCGGCCGGGCTCGTGAAGTTCGACTTCCTCGGCCTGAAGACGCTGACCGTGCTCGACGTCGCGGTGAAGCTGCTGAAGCAGCGCGACATCCACGTCGATCTCGCCACCTTGCCGATCGACGACGCGCCGAGCTACCAGATGCTGGCGCGCGGCGATGTGGTCGGCGTGTTCCAGGTTGAAAGTCAGGGCATGCGGCGGGCGCTGATCGACATGCGCCCCGACCGCTTCGAGGACATCATCGCGCTTGTGGCGCTGTATCGCCCGGGCCCGATGGCCAACATCCCGACCTACTGCGCCCGCAAGCATGGCGAGGAGGAGCCGGAATATCTGCATCCAATCCTGGAGCCGATTCTGAAGGAGACCTTCGGCGTCATCATCTACCAGGAGCAGGTGATGCAGGTCGCGCAGCAGATGTCGGGCTACTCGCTCGGCGA is from Bradyrhizobium sp. ORS 285 and encodes:
- the dnaE gene encoding DNA polymerase III subunit alpha, which encodes MSSAGFVHLHVHSAYSLLKGSIKIAKLGELAKSDRQPALALTDTDNMFGALEFSDKMAGYGIQPIAGCELAIDFGDMDPNARNAGAVAQPSRIVLLAAKEEGYRHLMRLNSRAFLETPTHQAPHIKFDWLTEGVEGLIALTGGPDGPISLALQHDMAALAAQRCERLASQFGDRLYIELQRHGTERERRVEGGLIDIAYDKGLPLVATNEPYFASTDDYEAHDALLCIAGGHLIADTERVQLTPEHRFKTRAEMAVLFADIPEALASTVEIAERCSYRPRTRKPILPFFTVGASGSDAVDAASAEAAELKRQAEEGLERRLKVHGMAPGMTEEDYQKRLAFELDVIMRMKYAGYFLIVSDFIKWAKAHGIPVGPGRGSGAGSLVAWVLTITDLDPMRFALLFERFLNPERVSMPDFDIDFCQDRRGEVISYVQQRYGRDQVAQIITFGTLQARGVLRDVGRVLQMPYGQVDKLTKLVPQNPAAPVTLAAAIEGEPKLQAFRDEDPVVARAFDIAMRLEGLTRHASTHAAGIVIGDRPLSELVPMYRDPKSDMPVTQFNMKWVEPAGLVKFDFLGLKTLTVLDVAVKLLKQRDIHVDLATLPIDDAPSYQMLARGDVVGVFQVESQGMRRALIDMRPDRFEDIIALVALYRPGPMANIPTYCARKHGEEEPEYLHPILEPILKETFGVIIYQEQVMQVAQQMSGYSLGEADLLRRAMGKKIRAEMDKQRVRFVEGAVKNGVPKDQADTIFDLLAKFADYGFNKSHAAAYALVSYHTAYMKAHYPVEFIAASMTLDLNNTDKLSEFRSEAQRLGIKVEPPSINRSGPTFEVSGNTIFYALAALKGVGPQAIEMIVEARNKGGPFTSLADFASRVSPRAINKRIIETLAAAGAFDCLDKNRARVFAGADAIVAACQRANEAATSGQNDMFGNAADAPAIILPNIENWLPAERLRREYDAIGFFLSGHPLDDYAAALKRLRVQSWAEFSRAVKTGATAGKVAATVVSRMERRTKTGNKMGIMGLSDPTGHFEAVLFSEGLAQYRDVLEPGAAVLLQLGAELQGEDVRARVLHAEPLDDAAAKTQRGLRIFLRDTKPLDSIVKRLQGDGAAANGNGALAKSAAPPLAPRATAGEGEVSLVMMLDLETEVEMKLPGRFKVSPQIAGAIKAVTGVVDVQQL
- a CDS encoding outer membrane protein yields the protein MKKLVLMTTAIVVLASPALAADLAARPYTKAPAPMMAAIYDWSGFYIGVNGGGGWTHNTWDLVGGGREGSHDASGGTVGGQVGYRWQMGQLVFGVEAQGNWADLSGDNVSALFATRNRTKTDAFGLFTGQVGYAWNNVLLYAKGGAAITSNTYSISNAATGAFLASNDSTRWGGVVGAGLEYGFAPNWSMGVEYNHLFMDRQTVSFGALGSDSIKQDADLFTARLNYRFGGPVATRY